The following are encoded in a window of Paenibacillus polymyxa genomic DNA:
- a CDS encoding metal ABC transporter ATP-binding protein, with protein MLLASLEQVTFGYGDVPNLVDANVEIFSGEFVAITGPNGASKSTMLKLLLGLLQPWKGKVFMSNRTGEGKKLVVGFVSQQIAAFNGGFPSTILEFVRSGRYTHGSWLRRMRSEDHDLTEQALRQVGMWDLRHRKIGELSGGQKQRICVARALAQESDLLILDEPTTGMDQESRHHFYDLMNQQVKEYGRTVVMVTHGLSEVQHYLDRIIELERKEDGGWKCCTTTSCSGHFVPVG; from the coding sequence ATGTTATTGGCCTCATTGGAACAGGTCACATTTGGCTACGGAGATGTTCCTAACTTGGTGGATGCCAATGTTGAAATTTTTTCGGGAGAATTTGTGGCTATTACCGGACCGAATGGTGCTTCCAAATCAACCATGCTCAAACTATTGCTCGGCTTGCTTCAGCCTTGGAAGGGCAAGGTGTTTATGTCTAACCGTACAGGTGAAGGCAAAAAGCTCGTTGTCGGCTTTGTATCCCAACAAATTGCTGCCTTCAATGGCGGATTTCCAAGTACGATTTTGGAATTTGTCCGTTCAGGAAGATATACTCATGGCTCTTGGTTACGCCGTATGCGGTCTGAGGATCATGATCTGACTGAGCAGGCGCTGCGTCAGGTAGGCATGTGGGATTTGCGTCACCGTAAAATCGGCGAATTGTCCGGTGGACAGAAGCAACGCATTTGTGTGGCGAGAGCGCTCGCTCAGGAATCAGATTTGCTCATTTTGGATGAGCCCACGACCGGCATGGATCAGGAAAGCCGCCATCATTTCTACGATCTGATGAATCAGCAGGTTAAGGAATATGGAAGAACTGTGGTCATGGTGACCCATGGACTATCGGAAGTACAACATTATCTGGATCGAATTATTGAGCTTGAAAGGAAGGAAGATGGCGGATGGAAATGCTGCACTACGACTTCATGCAGCGGGCATTTTGTGCCGGTGGGGTAA
- a CDS encoding ABC transporter substrate-binding protein, translating to MKKYGKPALPLVMLALAMLLLLSACAAGNTAQTSDPLANGQQPAASQSATNKTSVELENMGVKMAFPEAPKRAVTLNQHATEVMLALGLESSMVGTAYLDDQILPKYKTQYDKIPVLAEQYPSKEVFMTAAPDFAYAGWKSAFNDKNLGSREELAKQGVLTYVQESSNKPGPILEDVYQDILNIGRIFRVEERAEKLVNDIREQVKSIQTQIGTVEQAPKVFVYDSGEDKPFTAANNYLTSLIESVKAKNIFDDIDKSFTEVSWEEVVNRNPDVIVILDYGDTSLADKEKLLLSKPALAGVEAIKNKRFIVLPLSAAAEGVRAPIALKTLAAGLYPDKMK from the coding sequence TTGAAAAAATATGGAAAGCCCGCGTTACCGCTGGTTATGCTCGCTTTGGCGATGTTGCTGTTGTTATCAGCCTGCGCAGCAGGAAACACGGCTCAAACAAGCGATCCATTGGCAAACGGGCAGCAACCTGCTGCATCGCAATCGGCAACCAATAAGACTTCGGTAGAGCTTGAGAACATGGGCGTTAAAATGGCATTTCCCGAGGCGCCCAAACGCGCGGTTACACTGAACCAGCACGCGACTGAGGTTATGCTGGCTCTTGGACTGGAATCCTCTATGGTAGGAACTGCGTATTTGGATGATCAGATTTTACCGAAATATAAGACTCAATATGACAAAATCCCGGTACTGGCCGAACAATATCCGTCCAAAGAGGTGTTTATGACCGCTGCACCGGATTTTGCCTATGCAGGTTGGAAGAGTGCCTTTAATGATAAAAATCTGGGTTCCCGTGAGGAGCTAGCCAAACAAGGGGTGCTGACCTATGTACAGGAGTCCTCAAACAAGCCGGGTCCCATATTAGAAGATGTATATCAGGATATACTAAATATTGGGCGTATTTTCAGGGTTGAGGAGCGTGCAGAAAAGCTGGTAAATGACATTCGTGAACAAGTGAAGTCCATTCAGACTCAAATTGGTACTGTTGAGCAAGCACCCAAGGTGTTTGTTTATGACAGCGGAGAAGACAAGCCCTTTACGGCTGCCAACAATTATCTAACGTCTTTAATTGAAAGTGTGAAGGCGAAAAATATTTTTGATGATATTGACAAAAGTTTCACCGAAGTAAGCTGGGAAGAGGTTGTGAACCGTAACCCTGATGTGATCGTCATTCTCGACTATGGTGATACTTCACTGGCTGATAAAGAGAAGTTGCTCCTGAGCAAGCCTGCGCTGGCTGGTGTGGAAGCGATCAAAAACAAACGGTTTATAGTCCTGCCATTATCCGCGGCGGCTGAAGGTGTACGTGCACCGATTGCACTGAAAACCTTGGCTGCAGGCTTGTACCCGGACAAAATGAAGTAA